A segment of the Lelliottia amnigena genome:
AAACGTCATGTCCTGCGCGGCCATACGGGATTCCATCTCACGCACGTCTTTACTGGAAACACCCAATTCACGCGCAACCATTTCGACTTCATCCTGGTTGAACCAGCCCAGACGCTGCTTGGCTTTACGCAGGTTGAAGAACAGTTTGCGCTGCGCTTTGGTGGTCGCAACTTTCACGATACGCCAGTTACGCAGAACGTATTCGTGAATTTCAGCTTTAATCCAGTGCACGGCGAAAGAAACCAAGCGCACACCCCACTTCCGGGTTGAAGCGACGTACAGCCTTCATGAGGCCGATGTTGCCTTCCTGAATCAAATCCGCCTGCGGTAGGCCGTAGCCCGAATAATTACGAGCAACGTGAACAACAAAGCGCAGGTGAGACAGGATCAGCGTCTTAGCTGCTTCCAGATCGCCCTGGTAATGCAGCTTTTCAGCAAGCTCCTTTTCTTCCTCGGCCGTCAACATCGGCCAGGTGTTAGCGGCCCGGATGTAAGATTCCAGGTTACCAACAGGGGCTAAAGCTAAAGTTTGCATTTCTTTGGTCATTCATTCCTCTCAATATAGTGTCTTCTGGCGGTGGTTTGTCCCCATCAGGCAACAAGCATGCCAAAGCATTTGAGCAGTGAGACTAACATTCACTCTTTTATCAGACCGTGATTTTATCCACAAGTTCCATGTACCGCTGTGAATACATTACGCACAAAATGTGACATGGAGTGCGGTTCGCGGGAGAAGAGTGAACAGATACTCTTTCCCTGCCGAGTGAAGTACTCATTGCAGGGAAAGATTATATCAGAAAATTTTTATTGGGGGGTAAAGTGGCGTAAATGTTGGACGGTTGCGAGCCATGCAGCGACCCAGCCGATCATCGAACACACCAGCAGTAATAACAGGCACTCATCGAAGCCTAACCCACTGATATCAAACTTAGTTCCAAAAACTTGCGCCACTTCAGTTACCGCAGACGAAAGCCGCATCACCAAAATTTCTGACAATATCAGTGAAAGAAATGCCCCCGGAAAAACCGAGCAATGCGCCACCGTAAAGGAACGGACGCAGGATGAATCCATCCGTCGCACCAATCAGTTTTTGCACGTTAATCGTATCGCGACGGGCAAAGATACTCAGGCGCACGCTGTTACCGATGACGAGGAAGACCGCCGCCACCATCAACACGCCAATCATCGCCGCCACGCGTCCCACCAGGCCGGTGAGTGACGCCAGACGTGCAAACCAGCTGTCGTCCATGCGCACTTCATCAATACCCTTCACCTGGCTGATACGATCGCGCAAGGTGTTCAGCGATTCCGTACCCTGGAAATCAAGCTTAGGAATGACCACCGCCACGGCGGGCAACGGGTTTTCTTCAAGCATGTCCAGCGCGCCACCAAAGCCAGACCAGTTGCGGAACTCGCCCAACGCCTCGTCGCGCGAGAGATAGTTAACCTTCTCCACGCCCTGTTCAGACTGGAGTTGTCCCACCACCTGCGCTGCTGCGTTATCGTCGAGCGCTTTGTCCAGATACACCGTGATTTGCGGCGAAGGATAATATTGCGACGCGGCCTGATTGACGTTTTTGTAGACCATGTAGCAAACGCTCGGCAACGTCAGGGAGATGGCAATCACCATCACCGTCAGGAACGTAGCCAGCGGCTTGCTTTTCAGATCCTGCAACGCGCCCCTGGAAGGCGTAACGCACCTGCTCATTAAATACGTTGGTTTTCCGCGACTGCGGTTTCGGCGACGATTTGGCGCGTTTTGGCGCGTTTCGGTTGCCGTCACCACCGCCCTGCGAAGGACGGAAACGGTCAAATCGATTACCAAACTGCCGAATCTGGTTTATTGCATCGCGCTTATTCACTCAGGCCTCCCGTGCAAATGACCGTCGCTCCAGCGACAGCATGCGGTACGAACGACGCGAGATAAGGCCGATGTCGTGCGTTGCCATCAGTACCGTCACGCCGACGCGGTTAAACTCTTCAAACAGACGCAAGATCCCTTCCGAGAGTGGCATCGTCCAGGTTACCGGTCGGTTCGTCCGCCAGCAAAACGGCAGGTTTGTTGACCACCGCACGAGCAATACCCACGCGCTGTTGTTCACCGCCGGAGAGCTGAATCGGGAAATTTTTCGCTTTGTCCAACAGCCCGACTTTATCCAGCGCCGCTGACACACGACGGCGAATATCATCAAAGCTGGCACCCGCAATAATCAACGGAATGGCTACGTTATCGAAAACAGTGCGATCCATCAGCAGGTGGTGATCCTGGAAAATCATCCCGATCTGGCGACGTAAAAACGGCACCTCACGGTTTTTCAGGCGGCTAATATCGTGGCCGCCAAATAAGATTTTCCCGGCGCTTGGCCGCTCGATCCCACAGATAAGCTTGAGCAGGGTACTTTTTCCCGCGCCGGAATGGCCGGTCAGGAATGCCATCTCGCCTGGCTGCAGGTGAAATGTCACTCCCTGCAACGCTTGTCTCCCACCCGAGATAGGCCTTGCTGACATGTTCAAAGCGAATCATTGTTAATCCTCTCGGGCAAAAAGTGCCTCAATAAAGTCGTCCGATTTAAACGGACGCAAATCCTCGATACGTTCGCCGACACCAATGTAGCGGATTGGAATACCGAACTGATCCGCCACGGAGAAGATCACTCCCCCTTTCGCGGTGCCGTCCAGTTTAGTCCAGCGTAATGCCGGTCAGCCCTACCGCCTCATGGAACAGCTTCGCCTGGCTGATAGCGTTCTGCCCGGTGCTGGCGTCCAGAGTCAGCATAATTTCATGCGGCGCGTCCTTCGTCCAGCTTCTTCATCACACGGACGATTTTTTTCAGTTCTTCCATCAGGTGCGATTTATTCTGCAAACGACCTGCGGTATCGGCAATCAACACGTCCACGTTACGCGCCTTCGCCGCCTGAATGGCATCGAAGATAACCGACGCGGAATCTGCGCCCGTATGCTGCGCAATCACCGGAATGTCGTTACGCTGGCCCCAGACCTGGAGCTGCTCAACGGCCGCCGCACGGAAGGTATCGCCCGCCGCCAGCATGACCGATTTACCCTGCTGCTCAAACTGACGCGCCAGCTTGCCGATCGTGGTGGTTTTACCCACGCCGTTCACGCCAACCATCAGAATAACAAACGGTGTTTTGCCTTCAATATTAAGCGGTTCGTCAACTTTTGCGAGAATTTCGCCCATCTCGTCTTTCAGCAGACCGTAAAGCGCCTCGGCATCGCGCAGCTGTTTACGGCTCGCGCCTTCAGTCAGGCTGGCGATGATTTTACGGGTCGTCTCTACGCCGACATCCGCGATCAGCAGCTGTTCTTCCAGCTCTTCGAACAGATCATCGTCGATCTTTTTGCCGCGGAACAGACTGATAAATCCGGAACCGAGATTTTCTTTGGTCTTCAGCAGGCTGCGTTTCAGGCGGGCGAAGAAACCTTCTTTGGTTGGTTTTTCCTGCTCCTGAACGATCTCTTCGACAGGTTCGTCCGCGTCTGCGACCGGAACAACGATTTCCGCTTCTTCTGCGGCAACCGCTGCCAGCGCCTGCGCTTCCAGCTCTTCGTCAGTGATATCGGCGTCGTTGTCGGCCTCTTCAGCCACGTTTTGTTCTACGAATTCTTCTTCAACCGTTTCGACGATCTCAACGGTCTCGGCTTCTGCCTGCCACTCTTCCGGCACAATTTCTTCCGCTTTCACCTCTTCCGGAAGCGGTAATTCTTCGTGTTCAACCACAGCGCGCGGGGTTTCTTCAACCACCGGCTCAACAACCGCGTCGACAACAGGCTCTGCAACAGCCGGTTCGGCTTCTACGGGCTGCGGCTTTTCGCTTTCCTGAACCTGCTCAGTCACCTCAACAACGTCTTCGGCGAAGGCTTCAGTTTCAGCGTCGCTGTGAGTCTGTTCTTCCGCCTCGACTATCGCTGCCGTTTCAACGGGCGTTTCTGGCTGTGATTGTTCTTCAACCGTCTGTTGCTCTTCGGTTTTTTGTTCTGTTTCTTGCTCTTTTTCACCAAAGCCCAACCAGGAAAAGAAGCCACGTTTTTTTTGTTTTGCCATCTGCGACTACACCCCTTGCGGTTAATTTCTGGCGCTATATACATGGAAGCTATAAAAATGATGAAATAGTCTAACACTTTACTTAATTGACATCACCGCCTGGAATCGCAGGCCAATTGTTAGCAGAGCTTTCCAGAAATGAAGAAAACAAACCGCCCGGCCGGACAAATTCGCATTATCGGCGGCCAGTGGCGTGGCCGTAAACTCCCTGTGCCCGATAGCCCAGGTCTGCGCCCCACGACCGATCGCGTCAGAGAAACACTGTTTAACTGGCTGGCCCCATCGATGGTAGACGCGAAATGCCTGGACTGCTTCGCGGGAAGCGGCGCACTGGGCCTTGAAGCCCTGTCGCGGTATGCCGCCAGCGCCACGCTGCTGGAGATGGAGCGTGGCGTTGCGCAGCAATTACAGCAAAATCTCGCTACGCTCAAAGCAACGAATGCCAAAGTCGTCACGACCAATACCCTTGCTTTTCTCGCGCAGCCGGGCACGCCGCACGACGTGGTGTTCATCGATCCGCCGTTCCGTAAAGGGCTGCTGGAAGAGACACTCACGCTTCTGGAAAATAACGGCTGGCTGGCGGATGACGCGCTAATTTACGTTGAAAGCGAAGTCGAAAACGGCTTACCGCCGGTGCCCATGCACTGGAACTTACATCGTGAACAGGTCGCCGGGCAGGTTGCCTATCGTTTATATCACCGTGAAGTACAAGGAGAGTCTCATGCCGATACTGATTAATTTTGGGCGCTTGCTGATGGTGGGCGTTTGGGCGTTTCTGATCCTGAATCTGGTCCATCCGTTCCCGCGTCCGCTGAACATTTTCGTCAACGTGGCGCTGATATTCACCGCGTTTATGCATGCCCTGCAGATGGTGATGCTGAAAAACGGCTTGCCGAAAGACAGCCCGCCGATGACGGGTTGGCAGCAGCTGCGCGTGTTTATTTTTGGCGTGTTCGAGCTGCTGGTGTGGATGAAAAAGTTTAAGGCGCAGACTAAGAAATAAGGCGTCTGATGCCCTCACCCTAACCCTCTCCCAAAGGAGAGGGCAAAAAAGAACACACCCGTATTGCCAGAAACCGCACCAAACAGTCCCCTCGCACCGCAGGATCGACAGGGAAAACTACGGCTCCGCCGTGAACCCCTCAAACCGCGATCCCTTGTAACTCAGCGTCCCTTTCTCCCCTACCGTGAGCTGGTGATACTGCTTTTCATCGACGCGAAACGTCGTCTCCAGCCCGCCGCTTTGCGGCTTAAAACTCACCTCATAACGCATCGCTGTGCCAGCGGGCGTCACCTGCTGCTGGCGGAGAGCGCCGGTTATCAAGCGCTTTCTCGCGTTTGTTGCTCACCACCACGCGTTTTTGCAGAAGCGGTGCGGCGTCGTTATCGGCCCTTTCACGACGCTGCTGCACAAAACGAAACGAGGCGGCAATCACTATGATCGCCACCACGATAATCAAAAAAATCGGCATTTTGCTCATTGTTGAATCCCATCAGATTATGCGGAAATCAGGATACCTCGCCGGATCCGGCATTGCCAAACGCCCGCCCGCGTCACTACACTGAATCAGAGAATGTTTATTCAAAAATAACAGATACAGGGAGTTAATATGCTTTGGTCATTTATCGCTGTCTGTTTTTCCGCATGGCTCTACGTCGATGCGTCGTATCGCGGTCCCGTGTGGCAGCGCTGGTTGTTTAAGCCCGTCACGTTACTGCTATTGCTGTTACTCGCCTGGCAGGCGCCGATGTTCAACGCAGTGAGTTATCTGGTGCTGGCTGGCCTGTGCGCCTCGCTGATTGGCGATGCCTTAACGCTGCTCCCGCGTCAGCGCGTGTTATACGCCGTCGGGGCATTTTTCCTCTCACATCTGCTGTACACCATTTATTTCGCCAGCCAGATGACGCTGTCCTTCTTCTGGCCGCTGCCGCTGGTTCTGCTGGTGATTGGTGCGCTGCTGGTCGCCGTTGTCTGGTCGCGCCTCGAAGAGATGCGCTGGCCGGTGTGTACGTTTATCGCCATGACGCTGGTGATGGTCTGGCTCGCCGGTGAACTGTGGTTCTTCCGCCCAAACCGCACCAGCGATGTCGGCTTTCTTTGGTGCGACGCTGCTGTTGCTGGGGAATATCGTCTGGCTGGGTAGCCATTATCGTCGCCGTTTCCGCGCGGATAACGCCATTGCGGCGGCCTGCTACTTTGGCGGCCACTTCCTGATCGTGCGTTCGCTGTATATCTAATAACCCTTGACTCTGGAGTCGACTCCAGAGTGTATGCTGCGGTTAATGAGAAAATTATCATTACCGGAGAGTGCCATGTCGACTCCAGACACATCTAAAAAAGTGCCGCAATTCTCGGCACTCAAACTCAGCCCCGTCCCCGCCAAAGAGGATTGCTGCAGTGCAGGTACGTGCGACACACAGAGCGCGCCAGCACTGCCCGCCAGCGGTGAGCGTTACACGTGGGTCGTCAACGGAATGGACTGCGCCGCCTGCGCCCGCAAAGTGGAAAACGCGGTAAAACAGGTCGCGGGCGTCAACCACGTGCAGGTACTGTTCGCCACGGAAAAGCTGCTGGTCAGTGCAGAAAATGACGTGAGTGCCGACGTCGAAGCGGCGGTCACTAAAGCCGGGTATTCCCTCAGGGCCGAAGATGCGCCCGCCGAAAAAGTCTCTCCCTTGCGTGAAAATCTGGCCGCTCATCACGCTGATTATCATGATGGCGTTAAGCTGGGGGCTGGAACATTTCAACCATCCTTTAGGCAATCTGGCGTTTATCGCCACCACGCTGGTGGGGCTGTTCCCTATTGCGCGTCAGGCGCTGCGCCTGATGAAAAGCGGGAGCTGGTTTGCGATTGAAACGCTGATGAGCGTCGCGGCCATCCGGCGCGCTGTTTATCGGGGCGACGGCAGAAGCCGCAATGGTCCTGCTGCTGTTCCTGGTAGGCGAACGCCTTGAAGGCTGGGCGGCGAGTCGCGCGCGCAAAGGCGTCAGCGCGTTAATGGCGTTAAAACCTGAAACCGCCACGCGGGTTTTCGACGGCGAGCGTCAGACCGTGGCGATCAACACGCTGCGTCCGGGCGATGTGATTGAAGTGGCGGCCGGCGGCCGTCTGCCTGCCGATGGCACATTGATCACCGCCACGGCAAGTTTTGATGAAAGCGCGCTGACCGGCGAATCCATTCCCGTTGAGCGTGCAACGGGTGAAAAAGTGCCTGCGGGCGCCACCAGCGTTGACCGTCTGGTGCAGCTCAGCGTGCTCTCCGAACCGGGTGAAAGCGCCATCGACCCGCATTCTGAAACTCATTGAAGAAGCCGAAGAGCGCCGCGCGCCCGTCGAGCGTTTTATTGACCGTTTCAGCCGAATTTACACCCCAGTGATTATGCTGATCGCCCTGCTGGTGACGATTGTCCCGCCGCTGCTTTTCGCCGCCTCCTGGCAGGAGTGGATTTACAAAGGGCTGACGCTGCTGCTGATCGGTTGTCCGTGCGCACTGGTAATTTCGACGCCTGCAGCGATCACCTCCCGGGCTGGCCGCTGCGGCGCGCCGTGGGGCATTGATTAAAGGCGGCGCGGCGCTGGAGCAATTGAGCCAGATTCAGCACGTCGCTTTTGATAAGACCGGCACGCTGACCGTGGGCAAACCGCAGGTCACCGGTATTTATCCGCTTGAATCGACCGAAGACGCTCTGCTGACGCTGGCCGCCGCCGTCGAACAGGGTTCTACTCACCCGCTGGCGCAGGCGATTGTGCGTGAAGCGCAGTCGCGCGGCTTAACTCTTCCGGCAGCAAATGAGCAGCGTGCGCTGGTCGGTTCAGGAATTGAAGCCGACGTAGACGGGAAAAAAGTCCTTATCACCGCCGCTGATAAATTCCCGTCGCAGGCGTTGAGCCAGCAAATTAGTGAGCTGGAACAGGCCGGGCAGACCGTCATCATTGTGGCTGTAGACGGCATCGCAAAAGGCATTCTGGCGCTGCGCGATACGCTGCGTGACGATGCCAAAGAGGCCGTTGATGCGCTGCATCAGCTGGGTATTCAGGGTGTGATCCTGACAGGGGATAATCCACGCGCCGCTGCCGCCATTGCCAATGAGCTGGGCCTTGAATTCAAAGCCGGACTCTTGCCCGCGGATAAAGTGCAGGCCGTCACCGCGCTCAACGGCCAGGCCCCGCTGGCGATGGTGGGCGATGGCATCAACGACGCCCCGGCGATGAAAGCCTCGACCATCGGGATCGCCATGGGCAGCGGTACCGATGTGGCGCTGGAAACGGCCGACGCCGCGCTGACTCATAATCGCCTGACCGGGCTGGCACAGATGATCGGTCTGGCGCGCGCGACGCGTGCCAATATCCGCCAAAACATTGGTATTGCGCTGGGGCTGAAAGGGATTTTCCTGGTCACCACGCTGTTGGGCATAACTGGACTGTGGCTGGCCGTGCTGGCGGATACCGGTGCGACGGTGCTGGTGACCGCAAATGCGCTGCGGTTGCTGCGAAAGAAATAGAGCGGACTGGTGCCCTCACCCCAACCCTCTCCCACGGGGAGAGGGAGAAATGACTCACACGGCAACCGACGTTGCCGTTTTTTACCTTGTGCAGTCTGATGCCCTCACCCCAACCCTTTCCCACAGGGAGAGGGAGAAATGACTCAAACGGCAACCGACGTTGCCGTTTTTTTACCTTGTCACTGCATCCCCAGAACCCCCGGTAACCACAATGATATCGCTGGGATATACGTCACCATCCCCAGCACCACCAGCAGCATGGCGTAAAACGGCAACATCGCGCGCATTACGGTTTCGATGCGCTGTTTACTCACCGCGCTGGCGACAAACAGCACCGAGCCAACCGGCGGCGTAATCAGTCCGATCCCCAGATTGACCATCATGATCATCCCGAAGTGCACCGGATCGATACCCAGCGAGTTGGTCACCGGCAAGAGTACTGGCGTCAAAATCAGGATCAGCGGCGCCATGTCCATCAGCGTGCCAATCAGCAGCAGCATGATGTTGAGGTACATCAGGATCACGTACTTGTTATCGGACAGCGATGTAAAGAACTCGGTGATCCGCATCGGCAGTTGCATGTAGGTCATCACCGCACCAAACGCGGCCGCAAAGCCAATCAGGATCATCACGATCGTGACCGTTTTCACCGTGCGGCACATCAGTTTCGGCAGCTCTTTCCACTTGTAGTCGCGATAGATAAACATGGTGACGAAAAACGCCCACAGACAGGCGACTGCCGCCGATTCTGTCGCGGTGAATATCCCAGACAAAATTCCGCCCAGAATGATCACCACCGTCAACAGCCCCCACAGCGCATCGAAGAAAATCTTCACCGCCTGCTTAAAGGGGATTCTTTCACCTTTCGGATAGCCGCGTTTGTGCGCAAAACCGAGGCACAGAACCATCAGGCTTACACCGAGCAATAACCCTGGTAGTACGCCTGCGATAAACAGCGTGGCGATCGACACCGTGCCTCCCGCCGCCAGCGAGTAAATCACCGAGTTATGGCTGGGTGGAATCAAAATCGCCTGCACCGATCCGCTGGCCGTCACCGCGGCGGCGTACTCGCGCGGATACCCCTTTTTCTCCATTTCGGGGATCATCACGCTGCCGATTGATGCCGTATCCGCTACCGATGAACCGGAAATCGCGCCGAAAAACGTCGATGCGACGATATTGACCAGCGACAGGCCGCCACGAATAAAGCCGACGAAAATGTACGCAAAGTTCACCAGCCGTCGCGCAATGCCTCCTTCTGCCATGATCGCGCCCGCCAGGATAAAGAACGGGATCGCCAGCAGCGTGAATTTATTCACCCCGCTGGTAATCTGGATCATCAATGCTTCCAGCGGCAGATCAATCCATAGCGCACCCGCAACCGCACTTAGCCCGACGGCGAAGGCCACCGGCATCCCCAGCGCCAGTAAAATGGCGAGGGTGAATAACAAAATAAATGCATCCATTGTTCACCCCTTAACTGTGGTTACCGATCAACACGACCGGACGGTTTTCCTGCGAGCCAAACAGCAAACGCTCAATGACAAACAGGATCATAATGGCCGAACCTACCGGCAACGGCAGATAGCTTTCACCCGACGTGAGGATGGGGAACTCTGCGACGGGCTGTTCCCACAGTTCGATACACAGCAGCAGGCTGTACCAGAAGATCAATGCGGAAATGAGCAACATCAGCAGATCCACGATCCGCGCGCACAGGTTTTTGAGCATGTCGGGCAGACGATCGGTGAGCATATTCACCGCAATATGCGACCCGGCGCGATACCCCACCGCCGCGCCGATAAAGGTGAAAGTCACCATGCAAATAATCGCGATCGGTTCCGGCCAGGATTCCCCGCGATTGAGCACATAGCGCGAGAAAATGCCGATGGGGATAACAATCGTCATGACCAGTAGCGACACGCCCGCGACGCCCATGGCGAAGAGGTACAGGCGGTCCATCCACTTCAGGTAGAGTTCGGACATACGTCCTCCACGAACACGTTAGGGTTTACTGGACGTCCGCGATGGCCTGCATCAGTTCCTTGTGCTTATCGCCGTACTGCGCGCGCACCGGTTCAGTCGCCTTGATAAACACCGCTTTGTCGATGTCGTGGAATTGCACGCCGCCCGCTTTCATTTTATCCAGCGCCTGCTGGTTGTAAGCGTCCCAGAGTTTGCGCTGCTCAAATTGCGCCTCACGCGCCAGAGTTTTGATTTTCTGCTGATCGTCAGCGCTGAGTTTGTCCCATTTCACTTTGGAGTAGAGCAGCATTTCCGGCGTGATGAAGTGGCCGCTGAGGGTGTAGTTTTTAGCAACCGGCATGTAGTTATGCGCCACAAAGGTTGGCGGGTTGTTTTCCGCGCCGTCAATCACCCCGGTTTGCATCCCGCTATAGACTTCGCTGACGCCCATCGCTACCGAGTTGGCCCCCATCGCTTTCAAGGTTGCCAGTGCGACCGGGCTGCCCTGCACGCGGATTTTCTTGCCCTGCAGGTCTTCTGGTTTGACGATCGGCTCTTTGGTGATCAGATTACGCGTGCCGGAGTCCATCCAGCCCAGAAACACCAGGCGCGATTTCGGGTTAGCCGTCAGTTTTTCGCCAATCTCTTTGCCGATATCACCGTCAATCACCTTGTGCATGTGGTCTTCGTCGCGGAACACGTACGGCAGAGTAAAGACCTCGATATCCGGTAAAATCGCCGCCACAGGCGCCATTGAGACGCGAATGATATCGATAGCGCCCATCTGCGCCTGTTCAATCATTTGCTTTTCATCGCCCAGGACGCCGCCAGGGAAAACTTTAATCTCCAGCTTGCCATCGGTTTGTTGGTTGAGTTTTTCACCCATGTTTTGCACGGCCACCACGTTTGGGTAGCCTTCAGGATGAACATCAGCAGCTTTGATCGTTTGCGCTGCCGCCGTGGTGGCGAACAGCAGTGACGCGGTGGACAGGCACAACGAGGCCAGTAACGGCTTAAGGGTCGTTTTCATCGGGTCAACTCCAGGGTAGTGAGATAAGCGTTAAAACGTTGTTTTATTTTTACGCTTAAAAATTAGACTACGTCCTGGAAAGCGGGGGTGAAGCAACTCACAAAAGCGATAAATTTTGAAACGATGGTTTGAAATCGTAGATTCGATCACGCGCCTTTGCGTAAAAGATAGCGATACGGCAGCGCGTCGGTCTCTTTCGCGATCAGCTCATGTTCCATAAAAGTACAAAAACCGGGGATGTCTCGCGTGGTCGCCGGATCGTCAGCGATAATCAGCAGCGTTTCGCCGGTTTGCATCGTGCGCACGGTTTTACGCACCATCATAACAGGCTCCGGGCAGCGAAGGCCCTGGGCATCAAGGGTGTGGTCTGGAGTGGAAAACAGGTCGGTCATCATCGTCTCAATCATCTAAAAACGGCTGTAGTTTACGCCGCGTTTTGGGCAAAGCAAACCAGGTTAACGATTGCGTGAAATTAGCCATT
Coding sequences within it:
- the tusA gene encoding sulfur transfer protein SirA, which translates into the protein MTDLFSTPDHTLDAQGLRCPEPVMMVRKTVRTMQTGETLLIIADDPATTRDIPGFCTFMEHELIAKETDALPYRYLLRKGA
- the yiaO gene encoding TRAP dicarboxylate transporter, DctP subunit, encoding MKTTLKPLLASLCLSTASLLFATTAAAQTIKAADVHPEGYPNVVAVQNMGEKLNQQTDGKLEIKVFPGGVLGDEKQMIEQAQMGAIDIIRVSMAPVAAILPDIEVFTLPYVFRDEDHMHKVIDGDIGKEIGEKLTANPKSRLVFLGWMDSGTRNLITKEPIVKPEDLQGKKIRVQGSPVALATLKAMGANSVAMGVSEVYSGMQTGVIDGAENNPPTFVAHNYMPVAKNYTLSGHFITPEMLLYSKVKWDKLSADDQQKIKTLAREAQFEQRKLWDAYNQQALDKMKAGGVQFHDIDKAVFIKATEPVRAQYGDKHKELMQAIADVQ